The window gaggtaaaaaaaattatgaacagtcatgtaaaaaaaaagaaaaaaaaaaaaaaaaaaggaaaaggaaaagaaaaagaaagacttTAAATTAAATGTGGATGGTGGACAAATTGACTGCCTCTGAGGGATTGGTGCAATATTTCCGTTGGCAAAAGGATAGTaaccttgaaaaaaaaaaaaaaaaaaaggggagtaGCGAAAAGAGTAATATAGCACatatggaaagaaggaaaaagtaacaactgacatcattttttattttgcgcTGAGCAAGTTGGCGGGCGTAAGTCATGCGATATACAATACGTGGCGGTATGCGTTGAAACAAGCGAATTGGCATTTGGGTACACCCATAAGTACAAAAACACAACGCAACGATGAAAGGACGAAAGAACGCAGCTGTCTTTTACCTTTTAATCATTTGAATGTATTTCCTCGTGGTTTCGTCATTAAGGATGTGTGCAACCTGgggaaggagggggggaaagcatGTCAATGCAAATTCTCCATCTTGTAAAAAAGTTGTTATGTGTAGGGGGAATTGTCATAACGAGGAGAACGTCCCTATAGGAAGGTGCACACAAATGACAGCAAAAGCAGACGCGACTTTGCCCATTTACATGCCCCTCACTTACCTCCGATGCGAAAATTTTGGATCTTCCCGCACGTTCGTGAATCCCAACCATCGTGACACCCATGGGCCAGGCGGCGTTCCCTATGGCGAGCAGCATATACCTGGGGGGAAATTAGCATATACGTTCGAGTGTTTAAGTATTCATTTGTACATGAATTAACGTACGCAGGGTTGTCCCCACTGTGGAGGCACAATGGACAGTGCCGTTGAGGTAGTGGTCGCTTTGATTGGTCTCCTTTAACACTCCCTCTTACGCATCGTGCGCCGCTTTGAAGTTCCTCTCCTGGCAACGCGAAACGATGTTGTATATTTTGTCCAGCACGTCTCCTTCCACGCtgcaatgaaaaaagaaaaaaaaaaaaaaaagaaagaaaaagaagaaaaaattccatttATATGAGCAAATGTCTACAGGTCtttgtgataaaaaaaaaaaagtgcacttTTGCAGTATGCATAATTTACTGCCACGAAGGCCCTACCTCTTCTGCTTAAGCTTTTTCTCCAGTGGTTTCAAATCCTTGTGCGTCTGCAAGTATGTagctttctttattttctttttgctaTCATCGCTGTTTTCAATTTCTTCGTTCCACTCCTTCATTGTGCTTTTTATCCAGTCGAGTATAACCTTTTCCTTGTCCGCTCCTTGGCCCTTTTcatcacttttcttttctgcgGTGGTCCCGTTCAATTCCGCTGATTCTTTCGAGTTGGCATTGTCAATATCTTCTTCTAAGTTGTCCTCAATTAAATCTAgcgaattttcttttaatctttaaaaaaaaaaaaaaaaaaaaaaaaaaatacaaaaatgtatgacCGGTTCAGGTGATTTTTGCTGTACAAGGGATGCTCCTTTCAGGAAAAACTTATCCCTACGTACATGGGAATATATCGCACATAGAAATGCAAACGTTTGTGGGTGTCTTACTTTCCCCTTAGGACATCGCCAAATACATTTTGCACATTAATTTTTAactcatttttgtttatttttaactcCTTCAGTCTATTGTATCTGCAGGGGTGTGATAAAAAATGGCTCATTGGGCATATGCCTTTTCAGCTGACACGTATACATTTAAGCACGTGTCACTGTGGGGAATGATATATACACCTTTCTCTGTACCCTTATTTTATTGTACCTTTCCAAGTCAGTTTCTCCAAACAGCCTAATTGGTTCCTTCAGCTGTCGCAGCAAAATAATTATCTGTCTGTTAGTTAAAGTTATTTCTgcgcaaaagaaaaaaaagaaaaaaaagaggtgattttgtagaaaatgaaaaaatatgttgtGAGGGGATACGAGAAACTGAATCCTTGAAGCACTTCTGTGTATGTCATccgggaagaacaaaaaaaattgatcagTGTTGCAATTTACATGCAGATGGATAATTCTAtgattaaataattttttttttttttacctgtatTTGTTTCTTCATGCTTCACGTCTGCGTTGCTTATTCTGCGTTTTGCGTCCAGTTCGTCATTCAATTTCTTGCAGGgatgggaaagaaaaaaagcagacATGTACGCTACATTGTATGATACAATATCGTTTAATGGGTCGACGTTAACACCAAATTAGGGGAATTAACCCCTCAGCGTAATCACTTCCTTTCTCAGTTGCAAAGcgttttcatttctttaccTTTAGCCTTTCATATTCCtccgttttcttctttttatattcattttcGTAAAACTTGttaatttctgtttttttcttactctCTAACTCTGCCTGCTTGAACCACCTCTTGTTTCCTTTGATTTCTGTCGAaggaggagggaaggaaacaGAAAAGATGAAGTGGGGCCACCCTGTCAGATCGTTCTGGATACAttcacatgcacacataaGCGAATGCCGGTATAGCAACTCTCCTACACAGTGATTTTATGAACGTAGGTAGGCTTTCCCCGCGTGTGTATGCCTTTGGGGTTGTTGCAGTAGCCGTTCCTACACTGGGCCGATCCCACACAAGGCCGTGCCATTTATCTTCCGAaccttttatttcttcctttttcttctttataaaACTATCAAGTGAGTCCATGCTGATTTGCCCTCTTCCCTTTTGAGTTTACTTCTAACTCATagttttgtttaaaatgaaaaaaaaaaaaaggctactCAATCGAGTTTGCTTAAAAAGGGGCATTTTCGTTCCTCCTTCGGGAGGTACCCATTGGATTTTCTcttcatataatatatttagagaacaaaaaaaaaagtaaa is drawn from Plasmodium knowlesi strain H genome assembly, chromosome: 7 and contains these coding sequences:
- a CDS encoding pre-mRNA-splicing factor 18, putative translates to MDSLDSFIKKKKEEIKEIKGNKRWFKQAELESKKKTEINKFYENEYKKKKTEEYERLKKLNDELDAKRRISNADVKHEETNTEITLTNRQIIILLRQLKEPIRLFGETDLERYNRLKELKINKNELKINVQNVFGDVLRGKLKENSLDLIEDNLEEDIDNANSKESAELNGTTAEKKSDEKGQGADKEKVILDWIKSTMKEWNEEIENSDDSKKKIKKATYLQTHKDLKPLEKKLKQKSVEGDVLDKIYNIVSRCQERNFKAAHDAYMLLAIGNAAWPMGVTMVGIHERAGRSKIFASEVAHILNDETTRKYIQMIKRLLSFCQRKYCTNPSEAVNLSTIHI